One Candidatus Epulonipiscium sp. genomic region harbors:
- a CDS encoding energy-coupling factor transporter transmembrane protein EcfT: protein MFKDITIGQYYPVDSWIHRLDPRVKIISTFIFIITLFIANRYIGYGFTLFFLAYLIFLSKVPVKFMLKGLRAIFVIILITVALNIFMTPGENILWSYKAIKITGEGLYLAGLMATRLIFLIIGSSILTLTTSPIQLTDGIENLLNPFKKIGVPAHEIAMMMTIALRFIPILLEETDKIMKAQMARGADFESGGIIKRAKSLIPLLVPLFISAFRRADELAMAMEARCYHGGENRTRMKQLMIGKHDYIAMIGITIFTIIMICIRFI, encoded by the coding sequence ATGTTTAAAGATATCACTATTGGACAATATTATCCAGTTGATTCATGGATTCATAGACTAGATCCTAGGGTTAAGATTATATCTACATTTATATTTATTATTACTCTTTTTATTGCTAATAGATATATTGGTTATGGATTTACCCTGTTTTTCTTAGCATATCTTATATTTTTATCTAAAGTACCAGTAAAGTTCATGCTAAAGGGACTAAGGGCAATCTTTGTAATAATATTAATAACCGTCGCTTTAAATATTTTCATGACCCCTGGGGAGAATATCCTATGGTCATATAAAGCAATAAAAATAACTGGAGAGGGATTGTATTTAGCAGGGTTAATGGCGACCCGTTTAATCTTTCTTATTATAGGCTCTTCGATACTAACATTAACCACATCCCCTATTCAGCTTACAGATGGCATAGAAAATCTTCTTAACCCGTTTAAAAAAATAGGAGTCCCTGCCCATGAAATAGCTATGATGATGACCATAGCTCTTAGATTTATTCCGATACTATTAGAGGAAACAGATAAAATAATGAAAGCCCAAATGGCAAGGGGTGCAGATTTTGAAAGCGGGGGGATAATAAAAAGAGCTAAAAGTTTAATACCACTTTTAGTCCCACTATTTATATCTGCTTTTAGAAGAGCAGATGAACTAGCTATGGCAATGGAGGCTAGATGTTATCATGGTGGGGAAAATAGAACAAGAATGAAACAGTTGATGATAGGAAAGCATGATTATATAGCTATGATTGGGATTACAATATTTACAATAATCATGATATGTATCCGTTTTATCTAG